DNA from Streptomyces sp. NBC_01476:
CGGCGGGGACGCCGGTGTATTTCGGCGGGCACCGGGCGCGTGCGGTGCGGTGGGTTTCCGGCGGTTTCCTGATCGCCACGGTGCCGGCCGGCGCTGACGGCACGGATGTCACGGTGGGTCCGTATGTGCCGCGTCCGGTGATCACCGCTCCGGCCGGCGGGACCACGGGCCTTGCGGCGGCGTTCCCGGTCACCGGCACCGCGGTGGCGGGCAACACGGTCACCGTCACCGACGGTACGGGTCAGGCGGGCTGCACCGCGACCGCGGCTGCCGACGGCACCTGGTCCTGCACCCTGACCGGCTCCCCGGCCGGGCAGCACAGCCTGTCCGCGACGCAGGCCGGCCGGAACGGGACCATTTCGAAGGCGTCGGCGGCCGTCCTGGTCTACGTCGGCACGCCGCCGGCCGCGGCCCGTGTCAACGACACTGATCCGTCGATCGTGTACGGCACCTGGGACTACCTGGACAGCCGGGGTTACGGCGATCTCGACGACGACGTCCACTACGCGACGGACGACGGCAGTTCCTTCACGGCCGCTTTCATCGGCACCGGGATCACCGTGTTCGGCGAGGAGTACACCGACCAGGGCGACATCGGCGTCTCCGTCGACGGCGCCCCGGCCACCGTGGTGAACACGGTGCCCGCCGACGGCGCACGCCACGCGGACGTTCCGGTCTACACCAGCACGGCCCTCCCGGCGGGCGTCCACACGGTCACGGTGACCAAACTGTCGGGTTCCTACGCGACCTTCGACGGTTTCGAGATCGACAACGTGGCACCCCGGTAGCCCCGTTCCCCGGGCCGTCCGGACAGACGGCCCGGGGTCCCAACCCCTTCCTGCGGCGGCGCTGCCCCGCCGCACGCAGGGGCCGGTGCCGTTCCGCCGCCTGTCGCTCGCTGCCTTCTGCTGCCGCCCCTTCCGCGGGGGTGGCTTGGAGGATCAGGCTGGCCGGTGTGGTCGGGGGCGTGTTTCCGATCCGGTGCTGTTGCTGGGGGCGCGGGTCGACGGGGGTGTCACCGCCGCGGGTGGTCCGCTGGTTGCGTCGGTACGGTTTGGCGGGGGTTTCGGTTCGTGCCTCGTGTGCGGGTGGTGGGCGGTGGGAACTGCCGTGTCCGGGTCGGTGGTCCGGCTGTGCTTGTGGGGGTGCTGTGAGGGCCGGTGGGGTGTGGCTGTGTCCGTCCGCTCATCCGGTGATGTCCCGGGTTTCCGGCAGTGCTGTGCAGCGGTGGCGGGCCGCGCGGCCGTGCCGGTGATATGTCGTGGGTGGGAGGGAAGGTGCGTGACACGGTGGAGCCGGCTGCCGGCGGCAGCTTCCCGCGGAAGTACGGCGTTTCGTCTCGTCCGGTGGCTGTGGACGCTGAAGGACTGTACGGGTCTGGGCCTGACGGTGCTCCGCCGTGCAGACCGTGTGCGGCTGGTCCGCCTGGCAGCGTTACTTCAAGGGGCTCGCCTCCGCCGCCGTGCCGGCGGCGGAGGCGCTGGCCGGGCTCGCGGACGGGCGGCGGCTCCTGCTGCGGGCCGTGGGGGGAACCGGCCGGCAGCACGTGGCTCCCGTGTGCCTCTTCGTCCGCGCCGGCCGTCGGCGCTGTTACCTGTTGGGACGGCCCCTGCTGTCCGCGGCGCGCACGAGTCGCCGGACGCATCGTTCCCGTCGGCTTCCGCCCCCGGCGGCGGCACCGACTCCAGTCGAATGCCCATCACCACGGCCGGCTACGGCGTGTTCGGCGACACCGTCCATGTCATCAGGGGCGCGGGACGGTTCCACGCTGACCGTCACGGCCACTGACGGCGGGGCTGCGCGCGCTGTCACCGTGTCGGTGGCCGGCGGAGGGGATGCCGCGGTCCCGGACACCAGCACCACCTACGGCCCGGCCACCGGCCAGGTGGCCACCACCACCGCTGGCGGACACACCATCACCCAGGTCTACGACACTCTCGGCCGGCGGATCTCCTACAACGACGGCGCTGGCAACACCGTCACCACCGCCTACGACGCCCTGGACCGGCCCGCCAAGACCACCGACTCCGCACCCTCCACCACCACCTACACCTACGACACCAGCCTTGACCCCCGCGGCCTGGAGACTTCCCGCAGCGACTCGGTGGCCGGCACCTTCAGCGCCACCTACGACGCGGACAGCAACCTGGCCACCGAGGCCCTGCCGGGCGGCTGCACCATGACCACCACTACCGATGAGACCGGCGCGGACACCTCCCGCACCTGCACCCGCGACGGCATGACCGTCGCCGAGGACGCTGCCGCCGATACCGTTGACGGCCAGCAGGCCGCCCGCATTTCTGGCACGGCCGAGCAGGCGTACGCCTGCGACGCGGCGGGCCGTCTTACTGGCGTGGACACACCCAAGCCGACGCCACCAGCCACCGCGCGTACAGCTTCGACGACAACACCGACCGCACCGGTCTGACCACTACCACCAGGCAACCCGGGCGGCACCGCCGGACCCCGGCCACCACCACCTACACCTACGGCAGCGCCGGCCGCCTCACGATCACCGGTACCGTCTACGATGCCGTCGGCCGCACCACCACCCAGGCCTCCGGCGCCACCACCGGCTATTGCACCAAGGATCTCGTCCGCCAGCAGACCGCCGGCACCGTCACCCGTAACGTTCAAGGACTGGATGGGGACCTTGACGCAACCAGCACCGCAACCGGCGGCACCATCCTCCGGGTGACCGGCCTCCACGGCGAGGTCAGCGTCCAACTGAGGTTTTCTCAGCGAAGATCATTTCCAGATTCCGTTGAGGACGAGTGCGGCGCGGGCGATATCGCCGATCCGGCTGGGGCTGAGGGAGACGTGCTTGAGCGTGCGCCAGCGTTCCTTGAGTTCGGCGGCAGCGCGTTCGCCGAGAGCGCGCAGGTCTCTGATCAGGGTGTTCGTGGTGCGGGTGTCGGCGTGGAAGGCTTTTTCGGACTTGCCCTCGGGGCGGCGGACCGGGACGTGGATGCCGATGCCGGCGCCGATGTAGCCCTTGTCCGCGAGTGTCGGTAGGCCGTTGGCGGCGGCCTTGTAGAGGGCAGGCAGGGCGTGGATGCGGGCGGCGGTGATGTCCGGGGTGGAGCCGGGCTCGACGTCGGAGACCCACAGCGGGGTGCCGTCCGGGGAGGACAGGAACTGCACGTTGCCGCCGAACGCCTTGTGCTTCTGGCTGAACCAGAGGTCGTTGCCGTTCTCGCGGACGCCGGCCAGGCGGTCGGATCCGATGAGGGTGCCGTCGAGGATGACGTGTGTCATTCCTTCCCGTCGGCAGCGGTTGAGGACGTCGTGCAACTCGGGGGCCCGGTCGGCGGGGACGTCGATGCCTTCGTGGAGGTAGCGGTAGCCGGTGGCCTGGGAGATGCCGGCGTCGCGGGCCAGGCAGTGCACGCACGCCTGCTCGCGGAACCAGCGCAGGACCAGCACGGCCTGGCGGAACGGGCCCAGGGCCCGTGAGCCCCGCGGAGTGCGCAATCGTCGGCGGTGGGCGGCCAGCAGTCGTGAAAGGTGGTCCACGACGTGGCGTGGGACATCGAGCGTGGCAACATGGGTGACCAACGTGAAGCCTCTGGTGGTTCGGACGAGATCTTGTGGTGAGACCTGTCCTACCAGGGGCTTTACGTCTGCCTACAACCAGGATGAGTCCGCCCGATACGTCCAGGGGCGAGCGGTTCACAACGTTTCGCGAAGATCATTTCGCTGAGAAAACCTCACTGCCCCTCGATATCGGCCAGTCACCCGCCGTCCTCGCCTGCGATGAATACGGCAGCCCTGAAACCCCCACCTCCGCCACCCGCTACGGATGGCTCGGCGGCAAACAGCGCTCATCGAAACCGTCACCGGTGCCGTCCTCATGGGAGTCCGTCTCTACGGCGCCGCCACCGGCCGCTTCCTCGGCACGGACCCCATCCCCGGTGGCAACGCCAACGCCTACGACTACTGCACCGCCGACCGCATCAATTGCCTTGACCTCACCGGCAAGGGGAGTTGGGTTCTCAGGAAGACTTTCAAACTCAACAAAAAGACGGTGATTGCGGTTGTCAAGCGACTGATTAAGGGTGGCAGCGTAGCGGCGGTACTGCAGGATATTGCTGGCGTTGTGCTGCCAGGGTGGGCGGTGCACGCTCTGTACTTCCTGGGGGTCAGTGCCGCAGGTCTGGGAGCGGCTATTCTCGCCCACGTCGGGAAAAATGGAATCAAGGTCAGAATCGGGGTCTATAAGCCCTGTAGATGGATCCCCTGGGCCTATTTCCGCATGCAGTTCACGAAACTGAAGTAGAATAATGGGTGCCGCGACGGCAAGGCCGTCGCGGCACCCGAAACCTGCTGAAGGGGGGGTGTTGGCCATGAAATTGAACAATCGGATCGACCCGGATAAGCGTGGCGCATTTTGGACCGGGCTTGCAGTCAGTACCGCCGTGAGCATATTTGGATTCCTGCGGCATTCCGGAGGAGCCCTGTGGTACGTCTGGCCTGCTGGCTTCGCACTTGTCTCCACGTATCTCTTGTGGGCGCTTTTCACCGGTAGGATGGACGACTAGTAAAGCAGGGACTGGCGCGGTGGCTAGTGCCTCTCCCCGCTCGTTCTCGGTGTCGCCGCGACTCGGATCGTCTTGGAATATCTGGGAATGGCTGGGAATCACACA
Protein-coding regions in this window:
- a CDS encoding VCBS domain-containing protein, which codes for MSSGARDGSTLTVTATDGGAARAVTVSVAGGGDAAVPDTSTTYGPATGQVATTTAGGHTITQVYDTLGRRISYNDGAGNTVTTAYDALDRPAKTTDSAPSTTTYTYDTSLDPRGLETSRSDSVAGTFSATYDADSNLATEALPGGCTMTTTTDETGADTSRTCTRDGMTVAEDAAADTVDGQQAARISGTAEQAYACDAAGRLTGVDTPKPTPPATARTASTTTPTAPV
- a CDS encoding transposase family protein, translating into MVTHVATLDVPRHVVDHLSRLLAAHRRRLRTPRGSRALGPFRQAVLVLRWFREQACVHCLARDAGISQATGYRYLHEGIDVPADRAPELHDVLNRCRREGMTHVILDGTLIGSDRLAGVRENGNDLWFSQKHKAFGGNVQFLSSPDGTPLWVSDVEPGSTPDITAARIHALPALYKAAANGLPTLADKGYIGAGIGIHVPVRRPEGKSEKAFHADTRTTNTLIRDLRALGERAAAELKERWRTLKHVSLSPSRIGDIARAALVLNGIWK
- a CDS encoding RHS repeat-associated core domain-containing protein, coding for MARRQTALIETVTGAVLMGVRLYGAATGRFLGTDPIPGGNANAYDYCTADRINCLDLTGKGSWVLRKTFKLNKKTVIAVVKRLIKGGSVAAVLQDIAGVVLPGWAVHALYFLGVSAAGLGAAILAHVGKNGIKVRIGVYKPCRWIPWAYFRMQFTKLK